A part of Magnetococcales bacterium genomic DNA contains:
- the phbB gene encoding acetoacetyl-CoA reductase, giving the protein MTQRTALVTGGAGGIGTEITRGLIKAGYKVAATCTVIECQRIDDWRAARKAEDMDIPLFEVDVTDFYSCKKMIDDVESQVGPIDVLINNAGITRDSTLKKMTPEQWDAVINTNLDGAFNMTRQVWPGMLDRKFGRIINISSINGRKGQFGQANYSASKAGLHGFTMALAQEGARKGVTVNTISPGYTATKMMLDIPKEILDAIIAQIPAGRLAEPIEIARVALFLAADDAGFITGANIDVNGGQFIH; this is encoded by the coding sequence ATGACTCAAAGGACTGCATTGGTGACTGGTGGTGCTGGAGGCATCGGTACCGAAATCACCCGGGGCCTGATCAAGGCCGGATACAAGGTGGCTGCCACCTGTACTGTGATCGAATGTCAACGGATTGATGACTGGCGCGCCGCCCGCAAAGCCGAGGATATGGATATTCCCCTCTTTGAGGTGGATGTGACCGATTTTTATTCCTGCAAAAAGATGATCGACGATGTGGAATCCCAGGTGGGCCCCATCGATGTCCTTATCAACAATGCCGGCATCACCCGGGACAGCACCCTGAAAAAAATGACCCCCGAGCAGTGGGATGCGGTGATCAACACCAACCTGGACGGGGCCTTCAACATGACCCGGCAGGTGTGGCCCGGCATGCTGGACCGCAAATTTGGACGGATCATCAACATCTCCTCCATCAATGGCCGCAAAGGCCAGTTCGGTCAGGCCAACTATTCCGCTTCCAAGGCAGGCCTCCACGGCTTCACCATGGCCCTGGCCCAGGAAGGAGCCCGCAAAGGGGTCACCGTCAACACCATCTCCCCGGGTTATACCGCCACCAAAATGATGCTGGATATCCCCAAGGAGATCCTCGACGCCATCATCGCCCAGATTCCGGCAGGTCGCCTGGCAGAACCCATCGAAATCGCCCGGGTGGCGCTTTTCCTGGCTGCTGACGATGCCGGCTTCATCACTGGCGCCAACATCGATGTCAACGGCGGGCAGTTCATACATTGA